The following coding sequences lie in one Enterococcus sp. 9E7_DIV0242 genomic window:
- a CDS encoding NmrA family NAD(P)-binding protein has translation MILVTCAAGGVGTRVVKVLANKGLKVRAFDISPEVDKLASLGVETMQGDARSDEDLAKAVNGCDQILYLPPMFVYDEADIARRCIDEAVKQNVRQFVMMSVTHPNMSTLNQHTQKLKAEEYLVYKGLSDQLNYTILQPMHYMHNFLIPSVWETNSYNCFYTKTTKLSYVDVNDVAEVAAKVLIEDGHQNATYELVGHDFLSPDDMIEKFNQLTGRTAVCNQVPVEAILPFFGNAQYDSYFVQTFKNLAQTYGEYGIAGNANVLTWLLEREPTSFDEYIQREIVENGLK, from the coding sequence ATGATTCTAGTAACTTGTGCCGCTGGTGGTGTAGGAACACGTGTAGTAAAGGTGTTAGCAAACAAAGGGCTGAAAGTCAGAGCGTTTGATATTAGCCCCGAGGTAGATAAGCTAGCCAGCTTAGGCGTTGAAACGATGCAAGGTGATGCACGTTCTGACGAGGATTTGGCAAAAGCAGTGAATGGCTGCGATCAAATTCTTTACTTGCCACCAATGTTTGTCTATGATGAAGCCGACATCGCAAGACGCTGCATCGATGAAGCTGTAAAGCAAAATGTTCGCCAGTTTGTTATGATGAGCGTGACACACCCTAACATGTCTACATTAAACCAACATACACAAAAATTGAAGGCCGAAGAATATTTAGTTTACAAAGGCTTATCCGACCAATTGAACTATACGATCTTACAGCCGATGCACTATATGCATAATTTTCTAATTCCATCTGTTTGGGAAACCAATAGCTACAACTGCTTCTATACAAAGACAACGAAGCTTAGTTATGTAGATGTAAACGACGTGGCCGAAGTCGCTGCCAAAGTTCTAATAGAAGACGGGCACCAAAATGCAACCTATGAATTGGTAGGTCACGACTTCTTATCACCAGACGACATGATCGAAAAATTCAACCAGCTGACCGGCAGAACTGCCGTCTGTAACCAAGTTCCTGTTGAAGCGATCCTTCCCTTTTTCGGTAATGCCCAATACGATAGCTACTTTGTACAAACCTTCAAAAACCTCGCACAAACCTACGGCGAATATGGCATCGCCGGTAATGCGAACGTCTTGACTTGGTTACTTGAAAGAGAACCAACTAGTTTTGACGAGTATATTCAACGCGAAATTGTAGAGAATGGGTTGAAGTAA
- a CDS encoding LysR family transcriptional regulator, with the protein MKLEYIQSFVTLSNTLNYTKAAESLYITQPTLSRHIQFLEADLGCVLVERNTRQVQLTAEGKLFLDYAVNMIFDYNRVAMQMKNVNQYQEQQLSIGFLRGGTASYLLPLLQEFTPKYPTIDLNLYDGNHEELVADLLAGKHDICMSMSSTLTGLAQVVLEPITDLAVVLAVPDSHVLANRDVVAFDDFAKETYLCVQKQETKAWYDYVISLFLSHGYVPLVKDTCPSVKTLLMQVALGKGITILTEGCRSSVPENVRLIPIEQTPAVQMVCGYRKDNENPSLSIFREWLARSKNSK; encoded by the coding sequence ATGAAGTTAGAATATATCCAGTCGTTCGTCACATTATCGAATACGTTGAACTACACTAAGGCGGCGGAGAGTCTTTATATTACGCAACCGACGTTAAGTCGTCATATCCAGTTTCTCGAAGCTGATCTAGGGTGTGTCCTTGTAGAGCGAAATACACGCCAAGTCCAGTTGACTGCAGAAGGAAAATTATTTCTAGACTATGCAGTAAATATGATTTTTGATTATAATCGCGTGGCGATGCAAATGAAAAATGTGAATCAGTACCAGGAGCAACAACTGTCTATTGGCTTTTTACGTGGCGGCACGGCGTCCTATTTACTTCCGTTATTACAAGAGTTTACCCCAAAATACCCGACTATTGATTTAAATTTGTATGATGGCAATCATGAGGAATTGGTCGCTGATCTGCTTGCGGGGAAACATGATATCTGTATGTCAATGTCCAGTACGCTGACTGGGCTGGCGCAGGTTGTGCTTGAGCCTATCACAGATTTAGCAGTGGTTTTGGCAGTACCAGATTCGCATGTATTAGCTAATCGAGATGTCGTGGCATTTGACGATTTTGCGAAAGAGACATATTTATGTGTGCAAAAGCAAGAGACGAAGGCATGGTACGATTATGTCATCAGTCTATTTTTGAGTCATGGCTATGTCCCGCTGGTCAAGGACACTTGTCCGAGTGTTAAGACCCTACTGATGCAGGTTGCTTTAGGAAAAGGGATCACTATTTTAACAGAAGGCTGTCGTAGCTCGGTGCCGGAAAATGTACGATTGATTCCGATTGAACAGACCCCTGCGGTGCAAATGGTTTGTGGGTATCGTAAGGATAATGAAAATCCGAGTTTGAGCATCTTTCGAGAATGGTTGGCGCGATCAAAAAATTCTAAATAG
- a CDS encoding metallophosphoesterase family protein produces the protein MEAKKSKELVPKVKKSALPVKAESGLPPELADRFALYPENSRRPVNKTLFRNEYFQLTCNMRDHSLAISSKGDIVYSAIPYDTARNYIQRAAIQYLLHPEAVRGYLERHKTNIEQYLVLSIFQVTNKRVGKDSPEVAQAYNAILQNPLLEIQILGRLLQHDETGPLSANLAGKFLFSENIKTGIAGYVSEYLNFVVQLTQALPLTTDGKNIQLLERTELETPLEDKEMYKQLMFDSDITPALALLPQEIKQNLERSLIQTTQPVLTNNQPLLRSEFGKELSDVRKNYVAHSVDPQELKQYFENVLPTESTNLVNVVSDLHITDGNFPFSNAHFNILAGDVMDSDVSNKKIRGVYVLGNHELAAVLPDNPDMSDKVWEKWQPFFNYEWFKLIKEDPDEAWPLLPVGDHAYYEVVKDEVEKHFPNMQVLNNTSVVHEGIRYIGLTIPVALAKRKKALQQFILKHLEKLLEGDPEIPTVIVSHAPLFNELSRLSPRSKSYNKDYICSEPGIEKLFEEYNIIGVIHGHHHIPAAFGRYKEVVFAGKERFVVCSIYSDMNTGFELMSLIDPTQE, from the coding sequence ATGGAAGCGAAGAAGAGTAAAGAGCTCGTTCCAAAAGTAAAGAAGTCCGCTTTACCGGTGAAGGCTGAGTCCGGATTGCCACCGGAGCTTGCCGATCGTTTTGCGCTTTATCCGGAAAATAGCCGACGGCCTGTTAATAAAACCCTGTTTAGAAATGAGTATTTTCAGTTGACCTGTAACATGAGAGACCATTCTTTGGCGATTTCATCTAAGGGAGATATCGTTTATTCGGCGATTCCGTATGATACTGCGAGGAACTATATTCAACGTGCGGCGATTCAATACCTGCTTCATCCAGAAGCGGTCCGTGGTTACCTAGAGAGGCATAAGACAAATATCGAGCAGTATTTAGTGCTTAGTATCTTTCAAGTAACAAACAAGCGGGTAGGCAAAGACTCGCCGGAAGTAGCACAAGCCTATAACGCTATCCTTCAAAATCCATTACTCGAGATTCAAATTTTAGGTCGCTTGCTGCAGCACGATGAAACAGGTCCGCTTTCAGCCAATCTTGCCGGAAAGTTTCTATTTAGTGAAAATATCAAAACGGGCATCGCCGGTTATGTTTCTGAGTACCTCAACTTTGTTGTCCAACTTACACAAGCTTTACCACTGACAACGGATGGGAAAAATATTCAGCTGTTGGAACGAACTGAACTGGAAACGCCTCTAGAAGACAAAGAGATGTATAAGCAGTTAATGTTCGATTCGGACATCACACCGGCTTTGGCTCTGCTACCTCAAGAGATCAAGCAAAACCTTGAACGGTCACTCATCCAGACAACTCAGCCAGTACTTACCAACAACCAACCACTTTTACGTTCAGAGTTTGGGAAAGAGTTATCTGATGTACGGAAAAATTATGTGGCACATAGTGTTGATCCTCAAGAATTGAAGCAATACTTTGAGAATGTGCTGCCAACGGAGAGTACCAACTTGGTCAATGTCGTTTCAGATTTACATATCACCGACGGGAATTTTCCTTTCAGTAATGCCCATTTCAATATTTTGGCGGGGGATGTCATGGATTCAGATGTAAGCAACAAAAAGATTCGTGGGGTCTATGTATTAGGCAATCATGAACTGGCAGCAGTCTTGCCGGATAATCCTGACATGAGCGATAAAGTGTGGGAAAAGTGGCAACCATTTTTTAACTATGAATGGTTCAAGCTGATCAAAGAAGATCCGGATGAAGCATGGCCCTTACTGCCTGTTGGCGATCATGCTTATTATGAAGTGGTAAAGGATGAGGTTGAAAAACACTTTCCTAATATGCAGGTGCTGAATAATACTAGTGTTGTTCATGAGGGCATTCGCTATATAGGTCTTACGATACCTGTTGCCTTAGCTAAAAGAAAGAAAGCACTACAACAATTTATCCTAAAGCACTTGGAAAAGCTGCTTGAGGGAGATCCGGAAATACCGACAGTCATCGTTTCCCATGCCCCATTATTCAATGAACTAAGCAGGCTTTCACCGAGAAGCAAATCCTATAACAAGGACTATATTTGTTCAGAGCCGGGCATCGAAAAGCTATTTGAAGAATACAACATCATCGGTGTCATTCATGGGCACCACCATATACCGGCGGCTTTTGGGCGCTATAAAGAAGTAGTATTTGCCGGGAAAGAGCGATTT